A window from Alkalicoccobacillus plakortidis encodes these proteins:
- the arfA gene encoding arabinosylfuranosidase ArfA yields MTDQKKAKITIDREFKIGEIDKRLYGSFIEHLGRAVYGGIYELDHPESTEQGFRTDVIELVKELQVPIVRYPGGNMVSAYNWEDGVGPVSQRPKKLELAWRVIEPNYIGTNEFADWAKLAQTEVMMAVNLGTRGIDAARNLVEYCNHPSGSYWSDLRRSHGYKQPHAFKTWCLGNEMDGPWQVGHKTADEYGRLALETAKAMKLVDPTIELVACGSSNANMPTFPEWEATTLDHTYEEVDYLSLHQYYGNRSGDTANYLAKTLEMDDFIKTVIATCDYIKAKKRSKKTMHLSFDEWNVWFHSNQQDQEIEPWGIAPPQLEDVYTFEDALLVGSILMTLLRHADRVKMACMAQLVNVIAPIMTETGGSAWKQTIFYPYMHVSVFGRGTSLQPVVSSPKYDSKDFTDVPYLDSAVVWNEEKEELTIFLLNRDLEESLDLNIDIRSFSDYRLKEHIVLENDNLKAVNTVNQTAVKPHSNGNASLDAGTISTQLSKTSWNVIRLGK; encoded by the coding sequence GTGACTGATCAGAAAAAAGCAAAGATAACAATCGATCGAGAATTTAAAATTGGTGAGATTGATAAGCGATTATATGGCTCATTTATTGAACATTTAGGCAGAGCTGTTTATGGAGGAATCTATGAGTTAGACCATCCGGAATCGACAGAACAAGGTTTTAGAACAGATGTTATAGAGCTTGTTAAGGAGCTTCAAGTGCCAATCGTACGTTATCCAGGTGGGAATATGGTATCTGCGTATAACTGGGAGGATGGAGTTGGACCTGTTTCACAACGTCCAAAAAAACTAGAGCTTGCCTGGCGTGTGATTGAGCCTAACTATATTGGGACAAACGAATTTGCAGATTGGGCAAAGCTCGCGCAAACAGAAGTAATGATGGCAGTGAATTTAGGTACAAGGGGTATTGATGCTGCTAGAAACCTTGTTGAATATTGTAATCATCCAAGTGGTAGCTACTGGAGTGATTTGCGCAGAAGTCATGGCTACAAACAGCCGCATGCCTTTAAAACATGGTGCTTGGGGAACGAAATGGACGGGCCATGGCAGGTTGGTCATAAAACGGCTGATGAATATGGAAGACTTGCCCTAGAAACAGCAAAAGCGATGAAACTAGTCGATCCTACCATCGAGTTAGTGGCATGCGGTAGCTCTAATGCTAACATGCCAACCTTTCCAGAGTGGGAGGCAACAACTCTTGATCACACGTATGAAGAGGTAGACTATTTATCTCTACATCAATACTATGGCAACCGTTCGGGTGACACGGCTAATTATTTGGCTAAAACCTTAGAGATGGATGATTTTATCAAAACAGTCATAGCTACTTGCGATTATATAAAAGCCAAAAAACGCAGCAAAAAAACAATGCACTTAAGTTTTGATGAGTGGAATGTCTGGTTCCATTCTAATCAACAAGATCAAGAAATTGAACCATGGGGAATTGCGCCTCCACAGCTTGAAGATGTTTATACGTTTGAAGATGCCCTTCTTGTAGGTTCCATTTTAATGACACTACTCAGACACGCAGATCGTGTAAAGATGGCGTGTATGGCTCAGCTTGTAAATGTCATTGCTCCAATTATGACGGAAACAGGCGGAAGTGCGTGGAAGCAAACGATCTTTTATCCATACATGCATGTGTCTGTGTTTGGCCGAGGAACTTCTTTACAACCAGTCGTCTCCTCTCCAAAATACGATTCAAAGGACTTCACCGATGTACCGTATCTTGATTCTGCTGTGGTTTGGAATGAGGAGAAGGAAGAGCTAACCATTTTCCTTCTTAATCGAGATTTAGAAGAATCGCTAGATCTAAACATTGATATTCGAAGCTTTTCTGACTATCGCTTAAAGGAGCATATTGTTCTTGAGAACGACAATTTGAAAGCTGTAAACACAGTTAATCAAACAGCAGTGAAACCTCACTCAAATGGTAATGCTTCATTAGATGCGGGAACCATCAGCACTCAATTATCTAAAACCTCGTGGAATGTGATTCGTTTAGGTAAATAA
- a CDS encoding DUF378 domain-containing protein, translating to MSGIQRTALVLAIIGAINWGLIGFFRFDLVAALFGGQAAAFSRVIYALVGLAGLYCISILFKPDEEIERIPETER from the coding sequence GTGAGTGGCATTCAACGGACTGCTCTTGTACTAGCCATTATTGGAGCAATCAACTGGGGACTTATTGGTTTTTTCCGATTTGACTTAGTCGCAGCTTTATTTGGCGGTCAAGCAGCGGCATTCTCAAGAGTAATATATGCTTTAGTTGGATTAGCAGGGCTTTATTGTATTTCAATTCTGTTCAAGCCCGATGAAGAAATTGAACGGATTCCTGAAACCGAACGTTAA
- a CDS encoding DNA polymerase V family protein yields the protein MKKLFLTIGLTTLIALSACSGNAQTTTNEDPAGAQEQVNDVSENEQVEDNDTSEVEETDDDVSDETEETDDDVSDETEDVSDDADESTQDENEESTKEDQDKYDSYLDEMDSVYYTLDELEAVFYIGMDYTTYLDEITGEFEILETFVDENLDDSLDVFMANDGFLGVLYTPDEGIKNIIRFKDMHEAAAYLN from the coding sequence ATGAAAAAGCTATTTTTAACGATTGGACTAACAACGTTGATTGCATTATCTGCTTGTAGTGGAAATGCCCAAACCACAACAAATGAAGATCCTGCAGGTGCACAAGAGCAAGTAAACGATGTTTCTGAAAATGAGCAAGTAGAGGATAATGATACTTCTGAGGTTGAAGAAACGGATGATGATGTATCAGATGAGACTGAAGAAACGGATGATGATGTATCAGATGAGACTGAAGATGTATCAGATGATGCCGATGAATCAACGCAGGATGAAAATGAAGAGTCAACTAAAGAGGATCAAGACAAGTACGATTCTTACCTAGACGAAATGGATTCTGTTTATTATACGTTAGATGAACTTGAGGCAGTATTTTATATAGGGATGGACTATACAACATACCTTGATGAGATTACAGGTGAATTTGAAATCCTTGAGACGTTTGTTGATGAGAACTTAGATGATTCATTAGATGTATTTATGGCTAATGATGGGTTTTTAGGAGTTTTGTATACTCCAGATGAAGGCATTAAGAATATCATTCGATTTAAAGATATGCATGAAGCTGCTGCTTATTTAAATTAA
- a CDS encoding YugN-like family protein, whose translation MIPLQSSIIGETFKLALLEDQLKPIGYTIGSNWEYDHGYLDYTIDQENGYTVLRIPFHTKYGELGQKGTTVTLDTPFILAHQYQDDLDDYTSSGSVPLQVSSIVNQFSEPVKKDGEVDEKYVPVAQNLIKEVESLLLP comes from the coding sequence ATGATTCCACTACAATCATCAATTATAGGGGAAACCTTTAAGCTAGCATTACTTGAAGATCAGTTAAAACCAATTGGATATACGATCGGAAGTAATTGGGAATATGATCATGGATACCTGGATTACACAATCGATCAAGAAAACGGTTATACTGTTCTTCGAATCCCGTTCCATACGAAATATGGAGAGTTAGGACAAAAAGGAACAACTGTCACACTAGATACACCATTTATCCTCGCTCATCAATATCAAGATGACCTTGATGACTATACCTCAAGTGGTTCTGTCCCTTTACAAGTAAGCAGTATTGTTAACCAATTTTCCGAGCCCGTAAAAAAAGACGGGGAAGTTGATGAGAAATATGTACCCGTCGCTCAAAATCTTATTAAAGAAGTGGAGTCGCTGCTTCTTCCATAA
- a CDS encoding AraC family transcriptional regulator, with translation MSFYHDHLLEQDFYPVVRFYYYKEWQDFKMQVHSHEAIEIMYVLSGTCLIEVDGKTHKLKKGQFIFIDGHVPHKLHVEPDKSCRMSNIEFKFQKLQTVFPSFRDIVSENQALKLLTETPQSYLLFHDSSDVSHCLDSLILELDRKEKSSVFTEQLLLGQIFIRIAELAAQQQDTSDAHVYIQKSIEYMHQNYDRDIRVKDVADAVHLHPGYLHRIFKKAMGTSVNGYLINHRMSKAKELLKRTNITITDIPHYIGMNSQQYFSTIFRQQTGTTPKQFRKESRYKERSEITGEYFKHSVQ, from the coding sequence ATGAGTTTCTATCATGATCACCTACTTGAACAAGATTTCTATCCTGTGGTTCGATTTTATTATTATAAGGAATGGCAGGACTTTAAGATGCAAGTGCATTCTCATGAAGCCATTGAGATTATGTATGTTTTGTCTGGCACATGCTTGATTGAGGTAGATGGCAAGACTCATAAGCTTAAAAAGGGACAGTTTATCTTTATTGATGGCCATGTTCCACACAAATTACATGTGGAGCCAGATAAAAGTTGCAGAATGAGTAATATAGAATTCAAATTTCAAAAGCTGCAAACAGTATTCCCATCATTTAGAGATATCGTTTCTGAGAATCAAGCGTTAAAGCTTTTAACAGAAACACCTCAATCCTACTTGTTATTTCATGATTCATCGGATGTGTCTCATTGTTTAGACTCGCTTATTTTAGAGCTTGATCGAAAAGAAAAGAGCTCTGTTTTTACAGAACAATTATTGCTTGGACAAATTTTTATCCGAATAGCTGAACTTGCGGCTCAACAACAGGATACATCGGATGCGCATGTTTATATTCAAAAGTCGATTGAATATATGCATCAAAACTATGACCGTGATATTCGTGTGAAGGATGTAGCAGATGCTGTTCATCTTCACCCAGGCTATCTTCACAGAATTTTTAAAAAGGCAATGGGAACATCGGTGAACGGATACCTTATAAATCATCGAATGAGTAAAGCAAAGGAATTATTAAAACGAACGAATATTACGATTACAGATATTCCACATTATATTGGGATGAACTCCCAACAATATTTTAGTACGATATTCCGTCAACAAACAGGTACGACGCCTAAACAATTTAGAAAAGAGTCTCGATACAAAGAACGAAGTGAAATAACAGGTGAGTATTTTAAACACTCTGTTCAGTAG
- a CDS encoding helicase-related protein — protein MNTEQVSHYYVECEARDKIDTVRKLIYAEDIQKGIVFVNQLERLTETTEKFKYRGLKAASLSSDSSKQEREKVLKAFRQGELHILVATDIAARGLDVDDVTHIIQLDAPSEADSYLHRSGRTGRVGKSGRVITLLEKRQAYKVEQLKRDLNITLQKAGLKKGRLEI, from the coding sequence GTGAATACAGAGCAGGTCTCTCATTATTATGTCGAATGTGAAGCTCGTGACAAAATTGATACGGTGCGCAAACTGATTTATGCAGAAGATATCCAAAAAGGAATCGTATTCGTGAATCAGTTGGAAAGATTAACCGAAACTACAGAAAAATTTAAATACAGAGGGCTCAAAGCGGCTTCTTTGTCATCAGATAGTTCAAAACAAGAACGCGAAAAGGTTCTAAAGGCTTTCAGACAAGGAGAGTTACATATTCTTGTCGCAACGGACATAGCTGCTCGTGGCTTAGATGTAGATGATGTGACACATATCATTCAATTAGATGCACCATCTGAAGCAGACTCATATTTACATCGGTCAGGCAGAACTGGACGAGTGGGCAAGTCTGGACGAGTCATTACATTGCTTGAAAAGCGTCAAGCTTACAAGGTTGAACAGTTAAAACGTGACCTTAACATCACCCTACAAAAAGCAGGATTAAAAAAGGGCCGATTAGAAATCTAA
- a CDS encoding DUF6241 domain-containing protein, whose amino-acid sequence MMKVAKIGGIILICVALIGALTYGLLEFANTPVGTKASGTEESIEESPEEEDVPEIIIKETNNEDLEDLFPDDMAEKEMQDVIHFMTHGLVHAEQKWGKVEITAERVERLLEVSEQQQEQYEHGNTYVSILKRWNEGDFSSAVSDHNDIWGMLDGTVGKATRLYTQDEIEEYNKKHFE is encoded by the coding sequence ATGATGAAAGTAGCAAAAATAGGCGGGATTATTTTAATTTGTGTAGCTCTTATAGGAGCGTTAACGTATGGGTTATTAGAATTTGCGAATACCCCAGTTGGTACCAAAGCGAGTGGAACAGAGGAATCTATCGAGGAGTCACCTGAAGAAGAGGACGTGCCAGAAATTATTATAAAGGAGACGAACAATGAAGATTTAGAAGATTTGTTTCCTGATGATATGGCAGAGAAAGAAATGCAGGATGTGATTCATTTTATGACACATGGGTTGGTTCATGCTGAGCAAAAGTGGGGCAAGGTAGAGATTACAGCAGAACGTGTTGAGCGTTTGCTTGAGGTCTCTGAACAACAACAGGAGCAATATGAGCATGGTAATACATATGTTTCTATACTAAAACGTTGGAATGAAGGGGACTTCTCAAGTGCTGTAAGTGATCATAATGACATTTGGGGAATGTTAGATGGAACAGTCGGTAAGGCAACAAGGTTATATACGCAGGACGAGATAGAAGAGTATAACAAAAAACACTTTGAATAA
- a CDS encoding iron-containing alcohol dehydrogenase gives METFTFYNPTRLIYGIDQTNELAAQLPKDAKILLVYGGGSIKKNGLYDKTIDQLQQAGANVTELAGIEPNPRLKTVRRGIELCKENDIEFILAVGGGSVIDATKAIAVGARYEGDIWDIITKKETATGALPFGTILTLAATGSEMNAGSVITNWDTNEKIGWGSPYSFPTFSILDPKNTVSVPRDQTVYGMVDMMSHVLEAYFNRVENTPLQDRICESILKTVIETAPKLLEDPDNLEHRGTILYCGTMALNGVTQMGARGDWGSHNIEHAVSAVSDIPHAGGLAIIFPHWLRNSIDDNPKPHVQLAVRVFDVDPEGKTDKEIAEEGIQKLSEFWTSLGAPNRLADYDIDESQVDRMAGIAAANGEFGRYAVLDKEATAKILTAAL, from the coding sequence ATGGAAACATTTACGTTTTATAACCCAACAAGACTTATATATGGAATTGATCAAACAAATGAACTTGCAGCCCAGTTACCAAAAGATGCTAAAATTTTGCTTGTTTATGGCGGAGGTAGTATCAAGAAAAATGGCTTGTATGATAAAACAATAGATCAGCTACAGCAGGCTGGAGCCAATGTGACGGAGTTAGCAGGTATTGAACCGAACCCACGTCTAAAAACCGTTCGTCGAGGTATTGAGCTATGTAAGGAGAATGATATTGAATTTATCCTTGCAGTAGGTGGGGGTAGTGTTATCGACGCAACAAAAGCGATTGCTGTAGGAGCTCGTTATGAAGGGGATATTTGGGATATCATTACGAAAAAAGAAACAGCAACTGGTGCCCTTCCATTTGGAACGATCCTTACTCTTGCGGCAACTGGATCTGAAATGAACGCAGGGTCTGTTATCACAAACTGGGATACAAACGAGAAAATTGGTTGGGGAAGTCCATATTCATTCCCTACATTCTCTATTCTTGATCCTAAAAACACAGTATCGGTTCCGCGCGACCAAACCGTTTATGGAATGGTTGATATGATGAGCCACGTGCTTGAGGCATATTTTAATCGTGTAGAGAACACACCACTTCAGGATCGTATCTGTGAATCTATCCTAAAAACAGTTATTGAAACAGCACCTAAGCTTCTCGAAGACCCTGACAACCTGGAACACCGTGGAACCATTTTATATTGTGGAACAATGGCTCTAAATGGTGTCACACAAATGGGTGCAAGAGGAGATTGGGGATCACACAACATCGAGCATGCTGTGTCCGCTGTATCCGATATCCCTCATGCAGGAGGACTCGCTATTATCTTCCCTCATTGGTTAAGAAATAGTATTGATGACAACCCAAAACCTCACGTGCAGCTTGCAGTTAGAGTTTTTGATGTGGATCCAGAAGGAAAAACGGATAAAGAAATTGCAGAGGAAGGAATTCAAAAGCTAAGCGAATTCTGGACAAGCCTTGGTGCACCAAACCGACTAGCCGATTACGATATTGATGAGAGCCAAGTGGATCGCATGGCAGGTATTGCGGCTGCAAATGGTGAGTTTGGTCGATATGCAGTGTTAGATAAAGAAGCTACAGCAAAAATACTTACTGCTGCTTTATAA
- a CDS encoding DUF3139 domain-containing protein, whose protein sequence is MFRIEKSVRTILFLFIIVAVVIIIFIPIGIIYAVNNGNPYTQWLMNQHVPDHLSEQGYKDRDLIESTYTEPKYLINHDYYQGQYKVTFKDEPDVFYYYGLSKEGKHVKQFCEKDVKIHSNEVSYDITEETKHSEAGCVLWQENR, encoded by the coding sequence ATGTTTCGAATTGAGAAAAGCGTAAGAACTATTCTTTTCCTATTCATTATTGTGGCTGTAGTAATTATCATATTCATCCCAATTGGCATCATTTACGCAGTAAACAACGGAAATCCTTATACCCAATGGTTAATGAATCAACATGTTCCAGACCATTTGTCTGAACAAGGATACAAAGATCGAGATCTTATTGAATCGACCTATACGGAGCCTAAATATCTTATCAATCATGACTATTATCAAGGACAATATAAGGTTACTTTTAAAGATGAACCAGATGTCTTCTATTATTATGGTTTGTCAAAAGAAGGGAAGCACGTTAAACAGTTTTGTGAGAAGGATGTAAAGATACATTCTAATGAGGTTAGCTACGACATAACAGAAGAAACGAAACATAGTGAAGCAGGCTGTGTGTTGTGGCAGGAAAATCGTTGA
- a CDS encoding septum formation initiator codes for MMKNAEGLGMVAGLVIGMTIGITTENIALGIGVGIAIGVIASVLFSRKKEQ; via the coding sequence ATGATGAAAAATGCTGAAGGTTTAGGAATGGTTGCTGGATTGGTCATTGGAATGACTATTGGCATCACCACTGAAAATATTGCTTTAGGAATAGGCGTAGGCATAGCGATTGGAGTTATTGCCTCTGTACTATTTTCAAGAAAAAAAGAACAGTAA
- a CDS encoding HAD-IIA family hydrolase has translation MALFSGIEGALIDLDGTVFQGKELIEGTKEAISAIQKSGRRIVYLSNRGNHSRNAGLLKLREHGIDVEKEDIIFSSTVTARFIKKHYPHAQVWVLGNSGLIEEMEEHQVKLAKRPEDADFVVITLHDEINYSELNDAFRATSAGARIIATNSDKTYPDENGPAIDVAGFIGAIESATGQKTELVIGKPSCFMVEAALDQIGLEAEQCMVIGDSLGTDISMGNMQGMRTVLVLTGNTTSTMVDQAATRSKPDYVFQSLADLRGEL, from the coding sequence TTGGCGTTATTTAGTGGAATAGAAGGAGCGCTCATTGATTTAGATGGGACTGTTTTTCAAGGGAAAGAATTAATTGAAGGAACGAAAGAAGCCATTTCTGCTATACAAAAAAGCGGAAGAAGAATTGTCTATCTTAGCAATAGAGGAAACCATTCAAGAAATGCAGGCCTTCTAAAGTTACGAGAACATGGAATAGATGTTGAAAAAGAAGATATTATCTTCTCTTCAACCGTAACCGCTCGTTTTATCAAAAAACACTATCCTCATGCTCAAGTATGGGTTCTAGGTAATAGTGGGTTAATTGAAGAGATGGAAGAACATCAAGTTAAGCTAGCAAAACGGCCTGAAGATGCTGATTTTGTTGTGATAACGTTACATGATGAAATTAACTATTCAGAGCTAAACGATGCCTTCCGTGCAACGTCAGCCGGTGCACGAATCATCGCAACAAATAGTGATAAGACCTATCCGGATGAAAATGGTCCAGCAATAGATGTAGCAGGATTTATTGGAGCCATTGAATCTGCAACGGGTCAGAAAACTGAATTAGTTATTGGTAAGCCCTCATGTTTTATGGTGGAGGCAGCACTTGATCAAATTGGTTTAGAAGCAGAGCAATGTATGGTAATAGGTGATAGTCTTGGTACAGATATATCAATGGGGAACATGCAAGGAATGAGAACAGTTTTGGTTCTGACAGGTAATACAACTTCAACTATGGTAGATCAGGCTGCCACGCGAAGTAAGCCTGATTATGTGTTTCAAAGTCTGGCTGATTTGAGGGGAGAACTATGA
- a CDS encoding ArsR/SmtB family transcription factor, which yields MKALDWSKESLPVYEALASEVRLSILRHLGERPMNVKELADAHKISSAIMTKHVKKLEIAELIKTEMIPGKAGRQKLCRLHVEEAMIRFPIEQQRQRLYVQNTLSVGHYTDFQVEPTCGLATEHKIIGEFDDPRSFLDTERVNAKILWFYKGFVEYKLANFLHASQAADELEISLEISSEAPFTNENWPSDISFSFNRHELGIWRSPGDFGDRVGKYTPNWWPRSVNQYGLLKVIRINHQGTFIDGIKLSDVKINEVQINNPQWTFSIAVGNSATYVGGVTLFGSSFGNYDQDIDFRLYYH from the coding sequence ATGAAAGCGCTAGACTGGTCTAAGGAGTCATTACCTGTATATGAAGCGTTAGCAAGTGAAGTAAGGTTAAGTATTCTAAGACACTTAGGTGAAAGACCTATGAATGTGAAAGAATTAGCAGATGCTCATAAAATTAGCAGTGCAATTATGACAAAACATGTGAAGAAGCTTGAGATTGCGGAGTTAATTAAAACAGAAATGATTCCCGGCAAAGCTGGGAGGCAGAAGCTGTGCAGGTTACATGTAGAAGAAGCTATGATTCGCTTTCCAATTGAACAACAACGACAGCGTTTATATGTACAAAACACATTGTCTGTAGGGCATTATACAGATTTTCAAGTAGAGCCTACTTGTGGATTAGCAACCGAGCATAAAATTATTGGTGAATTTGATGATCCTAGGTCCTTTTTAGATACAGAACGGGTAAATGCAAAAATACTCTGGTTCTATAAAGGGTTTGTTGAATATAAGTTGGCAAATTTCCTACATGCATCCCAAGCGGCTGATGAACTAGAAATTTCGCTTGAGATCTCTTCTGAAGCTCCTTTTACAAATGAAAACTGGCCGTCTGATATTAGCTTTTCTTTTAACCGGCATGAACTTGGAATATGGAGAAGTCCTGGCGATTTTGGTGATCGTGTTGGTAAATATACTCCTAATTGGTGGCCGAGATCTGTCAATCAATACGGACTTTTAAAAGTCATTAGAATTAATCATCAAGGAACCTTTATTGATGGAATAAAATTGTCTGATGTCAAAATTAATGAAGTACAAATAAACAATCCTCAATGGACCTTTTCAATTGCTGTCGGAAATTCCGCAACTTACGTTGGTGGAGTGACTCTTTTTGGCTCTTCTTTTGGGAACTATGACCAGGACATTGATTTTCGACTGTATTATCATTAA
- the yugI gene encoding S1 domain-containing post-transcriptional regulator GSP13: MANYEVGSIIEGKITGIKPFGAFVAIDEQKQGLVHISEVAHGFVKDINDVLTVGDEVKVKVISVDENSGKISLSIRATQEAPARPASKPRPSGGGGGSYGGGGSRKPQQQQQKQGFNTLEDKLKEWLKQSNEIQADLNKRAKK; the protein is encoded by the coding sequence ATGGCTAATTATGAAGTAGGAAGTATCATCGAAGGAAAAATCACAGGTATTAAACCTTTTGGTGCTTTCGTTGCAATTGACGAGCAAAAACAAGGATTAGTACACATTTCGGAGGTGGCTCACGGATTTGTTAAGGATATCAATGATGTTCTTACAGTTGGAGATGAAGTGAAAGTAAAAGTTATCTCTGTTGATGAGAACTCTGGAAAAATTTCTCTATCAATTCGTGCTACTCAAGAAGCACCAGCTCGTCCTGCGAGCAAACCTCGTCCAAGCGGCGGCGGTGGTGGAAGCTACGGTGGTGGCGGTTCACGTAAACCACAACAGCAACAACAAAAGCAAGGCTTTAACACACTTGAAGACAAGCTTAAAGAGTGGTTGAAGCAGTCTAACGAGATCCAAGCAGACCTTAACAAACGTGCTAAGAAATAA